From a single candidate division WOR-3 bacterium genomic region:
- a CDS encoding NAD(P)H-hydrate dehydratase has translation MQHLVTAAQMQELDRRTIAEYGIPGLTLMENAGRGVVESMEKHLGTIAGTRPLVVCGKGNNGGDGFVVARLLLAKNAKPDCVLLGRAADITGDALFNYRLLAESGLNVHEASSGADIEPLFQNRKLIVDAVFGTGLTRAPSGLAADAIPLINNSRAYVVAVDLPSGLRSDTGVPYDPCVRADLTVTMAWPKLGLWLYPGRTLAGKVEVVDIGMPGTKNQGPVPKDEAPAFLLDADHVRSILPRRRPDGNKGTFGRALLIVGSRSYSGAAILAGRTAVRSGCGIVQLAVPEGIIDVVASSVVEAVKSSQPQTADATLSPAALESLLDMSTEAQAIAIGPGIGTDRRTQKLELDFLAEVEKPTVVDADGLNNLVGRLDLLPRIKPPMVLTPHPGEFARLTGIKPADANADRVGLSRKFAVEHKVVLVLKGASTVVAAPDGRVFVNPTGNSGLATGGTGDVLTGLIVGLMAQGMSPLEASCAGVFLHGLAADIAAQSLTEYCLTAGDLPDFLPKAYAAVLRDGSEGSRAGLNGPCLTEQEFRSIPHPGTPGPLYP, from the coding sequence ATGCAGCACCTAGTCACCGCGGCCCAGATGCAGGAACTGGACCGCCGCACCATTGCTGAGTACGGAATCCCGGGCCTGACTCTGATGGAGAACGCCGGCCGGGGCGTTGTTGAGTCCATGGAGAAACATCTTGGCACCATTGCCGGAACCCGGCCGCTGGTTGTCTGCGGCAAAGGCAACAACGGCGGCGATGGATTTGTGGTCGCCCGGCTGCTGCTGGCAAAGAACGCGAAGCCGGACTGCGTCCTGCTCGGACGGGCCGCCGACATCACCGGCGACGCACTCTTCAACTACAGACTGCTCGCCGAATCGGGCCTCAACGTTCACGAAGCATCGTCTGGCGCCGACATCGAGCCACTGTTCCAGAACCGGAAGCTCATTGTCGATGCGGTATTCGGCACCGGGCTGACCCGCGCTCCGTCTGGGCTTGCCGCCGACGCAATCCCGCTCATCAACAACTCCCGCGCATACGTCGTCGCCGTCGACCTCCCCTCCGGACTCCGGTCCGATACCGGCGTGCCGTACGACCCGTGCGTTCGAGCCGACCTGACCGTCACCATGGCGTGGCCCAAGCTTGGGCTCTGGCTGTACCCGGGGCGGACGCTGGCTGGAAAGGTCGAAGTCGTGGACATCGGAATGCCGGGGACGAAGAACCAGGGACCGGTGCCCAAGGACGAAGCACCGGCCTTCCTGCTCGATGCCGATCATGTCCGCTCGATTCTGCCCCGCCGCAGGCCGGACGGCAACAAGGGAACATTCGGTCGGGCGCTCTTGATCGTCGGTTCGCGAAGCTACTCCGGCGCTGCCATCCTTGCCGGAAGAACCGCGGTTAGATCCGGGTGCGGAATCGTCCAACTGGCCGTACCGGAGGGAATCATCGACGTTGTGGCCTCCAGTGTGGTCGAGGCGGTCAAGTCTTCGCAACCTCAGACCGCAGACGCCACGCTATCTCCGGCCGCGCTTGAATCACTACTGGACATGAGCACCGAAGCACAGGCAATCGCCATCGGTCCCGGCATCGGAACTGACCGGCGTACCCAGAAGCTGGAACTCGACTTCCTGGCCGAGGTCGAGAAGCCGACGGTAGTTGACGCCGACGGTCTCAACAACCTCGTGGGTCGCCTGGACCTGCTGCCACGTATCAAGCCGCCAATGGTCCTTACCCCTCACCCCGGTGAGTTCGCGCGCCTGACCGGGATCAAGCCCGCGGACGCCAACGCCGACCGCGTCGGCCTGTCCCGCAAGTTCGCAGTCGAGCACAAAGTCGTGCTCGTGCTCAAAGGCGCCTCGACCGTGGTCGCGGCTCCGGACGGGCGGGTCTTCGTCAACCCGACCGGCAACTCCGGCCTGGCCACAGGAGGCACGGGTGACGTCCTGACCGGTCTCATTGTCGGCCTTATGGCACAGGGCATGTCCCCGCTCGAAGCGTCCTGCGCCGGCGTCTTTCTCCACGGTCTTGCCGCTGATATCGCTGCGCAATCACTCACCGAGTACTGCCTCACGGCCGGCGACCTGCCCGACTTTCTGCCGAAGGCGTATGCAGCCGTACTGAGAGATGGATCCGAGGGCTCAAGGGCTGGACTCAACGGCCCCTGTCTGACAGAGCAGGAGTTCCGGTCTATACCGCACCCAGGGACCCCAGGACCTCTGTACCCGTAG
- a CDS encoding YncE family protein produces MKLVAVLLFIACIVSVAPGQWVEKTIVLPDSLSALGIPGTMVYNTGNNFLFIGCDSGVAIVDGFSDRLIARTPTRSLRDYPACYAPQVNKVYWLGGEYGSRTFVLDGATGRDLKHLLTPNAGAICYNPQANKVYCGDYYGCNVMVIDGTTDDVIAIDSAGVFSASLCYSPRRNKVYVGSAHNGVTVVDGGSNQVVARIEGFTARRLCYDSLNDKVYCASNAYDVAVIDAAGDSLLRYIPDNDGPWDVCYNPVQNRVYVSNEGNSTISVLRDSGGGIEETMDDERGTMNAAPTVIRGVLFLPGAASHKPQATSLMDATGRKVLDLKPGANDVRAIVPGVYFVRAESRELSAASCYKIVVTR; encoded by the coding sequence GTGAAACTGGTTGCTGTTCTTCTGTTCATTGCCTGCATCGTTTCGGTTGCTCCCGGCCAGTGGGTCGAGAAGACCATAGTCCTGCCTGATTCGCTATCGGCACTCGGGATACCGGGTACCATGGTCTACAATACGGGCAACAACTTCCTCTTCATCGGCTGCGATAGCGGCGTCGCGATCGTGGACGGCTTTTCAGACCGGTTGATAGCACGTACTCCTACCCGGAGTCTAAGGGACTACCCCGCGTGCTACGCCCCGCAAGTCAACAAGGTCTACTGGCTTGGCGGCGAATACGGCAGCCGCACCTTTGTGCTGGACGGCGCGACCGGACGGGACCTCAAACACCTGCTCACACCCAATGCCGGAGCCATCTGCTACAACCCTCAGGCGAACAAGGTGTACTGCGGAGATTACTATGGCTGCAACGTGATGGTCATCGACGGTACAACCGACGATGTCATAGCCATCGATAGTGCCGGGGTGTTCTCGGCGTCACTCTGCTACAGCCCAAGGCGCAACAAGGTGTACGTTGGCTCAGCCCACAACGGCGTTACCGTCGTAGACGGCGGGTCGAACCAGGTCGTTGCGCGCATTGAGGGGTTTACCGCGCGCCGTCTCTGCTACGATTCGTTGAACGACAAGGTGTACTGCGCGAGCAACGCCTACGATGTGGCCGTCATCGACGCGGCAGGCGATTCGCTGTTGCGCTACATCCCCGACAACGACGGGCCCTGGGACGTCTGCTACAACCCGGTGCAGAACCGGGTCTATGTCTCCAATGAGGGGAATTCCACGATCTCAGTCCTGCGCGATTCGGGCGGCGGGATTGAGGAAACGATGGACGATGAGCGTGGAACGATGAACGCGGCACCGACAGTCATCCGCGGGGTGCTGTTCCTGCCGGGAGCTGCCAGCCACAAGCCTCAAGCCACAAGCTTGATGGACGCGACCGGCCGGAAGGTGCTGGACCTGAAGCCCGGCGCGAATGACGTGCGGGCGATTGTACCCGGTGTCTACTTCGTCCGGGCCGAAAGCCGTGAGCTGTCAGCCGCAAGCTGTTACAAGATCGTAGTAACGCGATAG